Proteins from a single region of Pseudomonadota bacterium:
- a CDS encoding serine hydrolase, with product MDARPQLHDWLASRASRAEAASSGRLACHVVDLGSGLRAGVHDDVVRPAASVVKVPILIELYARADAGEIDLDAVTVLRDADKVGGAGVLLEMHAGLQPSWRDLGRLMTVVSDNTASNLLIDRLGFDAVNARMRDIGMADSVLGRKFMIDPNALHAKNFTTARDMAVCLARLHRGELLSPSSTAEVIGILKRQQYREKIPLLLPESLEVAHKTGEISHTRHDVAIVYAARPYVLSCLTWDLADVIAGDRAIASLSHDLYEEMEHGGFAGSAC from the coding sequence ATGGACGCCCGACCGCAGCTGCACGACTGGCTTGCCTCGCGCGCGTCTCGCGCCGAGGCGGCCAGCAGTGGGCGGCTGGCCTGTCACGTCGTCGATCTGGGCAGCGGCCTTCGGGCAGGGGTTCACGATGACGTCGTGCGGCCTGCCGCGAGCGTGGTGAAGGTGCCCATCCTCATCGAGCTCTACGCCCGCGCTGATGCCGGCGAAATCGATCTCGACGCGGTCACGGTGCTGCGAGACGCTGACAAGGTCGGAGGCGCGGGCGTGCTGCTCGAGATGCACGCGGGGCTGCAACCCTCGTGGCGCGACCTCGGCAGGCTGATGACCGTGGTGAGTGACAACACGGCGTCGAACCTGCTCATCGATCGCCTTGGCTTCGACGCGGTCAACGCGCGCATGCGCGACATTGGCATGGCCGACTCGGTGCTGGGGCGCAAGTTCATGATCGATCCGAATGCGCTCCACGCCAAGAACTTCACCACCGCGCGCGACATGGCCGTCTGTCTTGCGCGGCTTCATCGCGGCGAGCTGCTGTCGCCTTCTTCGACCGCCGAGGTCATCGGCATCTTGAAGCGCCAGCAGTACCGTGAGAAGATACCGCTGCTGCTGCCCGAGAGCCTCGAGGTGGCGCACAAGACCGGCGAGATCTCGCACACCCGCCACGACGTGGCCATCGTGTACGCCGCTCGACCCTACGTGCTCTCGTGTCTCACGTGGGACCTCGCCGATGTGATCGCCGGTGATCGGGCCATCGCGTCGCTGTCTCACGACCTGTATGAAGAGATGGAGCACGGCGGATTCGCCGGATCGGCATGCTGA
- a CDS encoding homoserine dehydrogenase, translating into MTALERVRDVKPPRELCIGLLGLGTVGAGVYRMIEERADRVAAQTGVRPRVKRILVNDRKKARPGIDPSLFADRFDDIVADPEIALVVEVMGGLEPARAYALASMAAGKHLVTANKALLATHGEELYKEARKRRVDLLFEAAVAGGIPIIRALQESLGGDRVVRMQGIINGTTNYIITRMTRDGLGFDEALRMAQDEGYAEADPSSDVDGLDAAYKLAVLSSIGFHARVGVSDVACEGIRALHREDIAHARDLGLTVKLIAEGLDKGDALELSVMPTLIPLTHPLASVSDAFNAVLVEGEWSGELMFYGQGAGRRPTASAVIADVVRVLKDVRARRVTEAPGTHRARRAVRRLDDRSTRFYLRLQVADEPGVLATVATILAREGISLQSVIQKGHSGDDRVEVIFLTHDALEKRMQRALDRLRNLEAVRHVAAVLRVRA; encoded by the coding sequence ATGACGGCGCTCGAAAGGGTGCGGGACGTGAAGCCGCCGAGAGAACTCTGCATCGGCCTGCTGGGGCTGGGAACCGTGGGCGCGGGCGTGTATCGCATGATCGAGGAGCGAGCTGACCGCGTCGCCGCACAGACCGGTGTGCGCCCGCGCGTGAAGCGCATCCTCGTGAACGACCGCAAGAAGGCGCGCCCTGGCATCGACCCGTCCCTCTTCGCCGATCGCTTCGATGACATCGTGGCCGATCCGGAGATCGCGCTCGTGGTCGAGGTGATGGGCGGCCTCGAGCCGGCACGCGCATACGCCCTTGCGAGCATGGCGGCCGGAAAACATCTCGTGACCGCCAACAAGGCGCTGCTGGCCACGCACGGCGAGGAGCTCTACAAAGAAGCGCGCAAGCGCCGCGTCGATCTGCTGTTCGAAGCCGCGGTTGCAGGCGGCATCCCCATCATCCGCGCCCTGCAAGAGTCTCTCGGCGGCGATCGGGTGGTGCGCATGCAAGGCATCATCAACGGAACCACAAACTACATCATCACCCGCATGACGCGAGACGGCCTCGGGTTCGACGAGGCGCTTCGCATGGCGCAGGACGAAGGCTACGCGGAAGCCGATCCGAGCAGCGATGTCGACGGTCTCGACGCCGCCTACAAGCTGGCGGTGCTCTCCTCGATCGGCTTCCACGCAAGGGTCGGGGTGAGCGATGTGGCCTGCGAGGGCATCCGCGCGCTCCACCGAGAGGACATCGCGCACGCGCGCGACCTCGGCCTCACCGTCAAGCTGATCGCGGAGGGGCTCGACAAGGGCGACGCCCTCGAGCTGTCGGTGATGCCCACGCTCATCCCGCTCACCCATCCGCTGGCCAGTGTCTCCGACGCATTCAATGCCGTGCTGGTCGAGGGCGAGTGGTCGGGCGAGCTCATGTTCTATGGCCAGGGGGCAGGGCGACGTCCCACGGCCAGCGCCGTCATCGCCGACGTGGTGCGGGTTCTCAAGGATGTGCGCGCCCGTCGGGTCACCGAAGCGCCCGGCACGCATCGAGCGCGCCGCGCCGTTCGGCGGCTCGACGATCGGTCGACACGCTTCTACCTGCGGCTGCAGGTCGCCGACGAACCCGGCGTTCTGGCCACCGTCGCCACCATCCTCGCGCGCGAGGGAATCAGCCTGCAATCGGTCATTCAGAAGGGGCACAGCGGCGACGACAGGGTGGAGGTCATCTTCCTCACCCACGACGCGCTGGAGAAGCGCATGCAGCGCGCCCTCGATCGGCTTCGCAACCTGGAGGCGGTGCGTCACGTGGCGGCCGTGTTGAGGGTGCGGGCGTGA
- a CDS encoding DUF4436 domain-containing protein — protein MADQESNGPSTVRRIVEVVLGLIIVALFARTYTSVLVSFHQEAEKKSSVMIDFKNLESPSIDGKFTVTGVDPVKGELTARLELECDEELLMEDGYSLKRDLIVSVNSVKGKQMDTYKKGTRLSPIDVTLALFGGEALEYPYDKHKAELYVDVSYIKKGETRDDDEEVFIPVGMTFETSTPGYTFKFADATAAKDKKTPGFESANLEIERSSTVRGFSIFVIVLIWSIAATIIVLTLAVWLRGRKFEFGMMTFFAAMLFAFPAIRNLQPMVPPIGAWPDFVCVFWAQGIVGVCLVVMLGVWLARPAK, from the coding sequence ATGGCTGATCAGGAGAGCAACGGTCCGTCCACGGTTCGACGCATCGTCGAGGTCGTGCTGGGCTTGATTATCGTCGCGCTCTTCGCGCGCACCTACACCTCGGTTCTGGTTTCGTTCCATCAGGAGGCAGAGAAGAAGTCGAGCGTCATGATCGACTTCAAGAACCTCGAGTCCCCCAGCATCGACGGCAAGTTCACCGTGACCGGCGTCGACCCGGTGAAGGGAGAGCTCACCGCCCGCCTCGAGCTCGAGTGCGATGAAGAGCTGCTCATGGAAGACGGCTACTCGCTCAAGCGTGACCTCATCGTCAGCGTCAACAGCGTCAAGGGCAAGCAGATGGACACCTACAAGAAGGGCACCCGTCTGTCGCCCATCGACGTCACGCTCGCCCTCTTCGGAGGAGAGGCGCTCGAGTATCCCTACGACAAGCACAAGGCTGAGCTCTACGTCGACGTCTCGTACATCAAGAAGGGGGAGACCCGCGACGACGATGAGGAGGTCTTCATTCCCGTCGGCATGACCTTCGAGACCTCCACCCCCGGCTACACCTTCAAGTTTGCGGATGCCACGGCAGCCAAGGACAAGAAGACGCCGGGGTTCGAGAGCGCCAATCTCGAGATCGAGCGCAGCAGCACCGTGCGGGGATTCTCGATCTTCGTCATCGTCCTCATCTGGAGCATCGCCGCCACGATCATTGTTCTCACCCTCGCCGTGTGGCTGCGCGGGCGCAAGTTCGAGTTCGGCATGATGACCTTCTTCGCGGCGATGCTGTTCGCGTTCCCCGCGATACGCAACCTGCAGCCCATGGTACCGCCCATCGGTGCCTGGCCGGACTTCGTCTGCGTGTTCTGGGCCCAGGGCATCGTCGGCGTCTGCCTCGTCGTCATGCTCGGTGTCTGGCTGGCCCGTCCGGCCAAGTGA
- the thrB gene encoding homoserine kinase: MPSAIIRVPATSANLGPGFDCLGLALAMHNEVRLEWGDHVHETHVTIGGEGACEISDEDNATLLSLRLGLSALNLPPAPVRLAQENRIPLARGLGSSAAAIVAGLVAARLMAGRDPLDRPWLLHNAMLIEPHPDNIAAAIYGGLTASLLIDEASVRCLPLGRPRGLRVAFAVPSYRVSTREARAVLPQQYSREDVIFSASRAAILVGALMSRSHDLLDEAVRDRIHTPARAKLIDEWGRVSEAAANAGADGVFISGSGPTVGAFVRGGASDARRVARAMTLAFASGGVKAKPLWPEIAARGVEVETH, encoded by the coding sequence TTGCCCTCCGCCATCATCCGCGTGCCCGCCACCTCGGCAAACCTGGGTCCCGGCTTCGACTGCCTGGGCCTGGCCCTGGCCATGCACAACGAGGTCCGGCTGGAGTGGGGCGACCACGTGCATGAGACCCACGTCACCATCGGTGGCGAGGGGGCGTGCGAGATCAGTGACGAAGACAACGCCACGCTCTTGAGCCTGCGGCTGGGGCTGAGTGCCCTCAACCTCCCACCCGCGCCCGTTCGCCTCGCGCAGGAGAACCGCATCCCCCTGGCCCGCGGCCTGGGCTCGAGCGCCGCAGCCATCGTGGCGGGACTCGTCGCCGCCCGTCTCATGGCCGGACGCGACCCCCTCGACCGGCCCTGGCTGCTGCACAACGCCATGCTCATCGAGCCCCATCCGGACAACATCGCCGCGGCCATCTACGGAGGCCTCACCGCCTCGCTGCTCATCGATGAGGCGTCGGTGCGCTGCCTGCCCCTGGGCCGGCCACGCGGGCTGCGCGTGGCCTTCGCGGTTCCGTCTTACCGTGTGTCGACCCGGGAAGCGCGGGCCGTCCTGCCGCAGCAGTACTCCCGCGAGGACGTCATCTTCTCCGCGTCGCGCGCCGCCATTCTCGTGGGCGCGCTGATGAGCCGCTCGCACGACCTGCTCGACGAGGCGGTTCGCGACCGCATCCACACCCCCGCCCGCGCAAAGCTCATCGACGAGTGGGGGCGGGTCTCGGAAGCGGCGGCGAATGCGGGCGCCGACGGCGTGTTCATCAGCGGCTCCGGACCCACCGTGGGCGCGTTCGTTCGCGGCGGCGCCAGCGACGCAAGGCGGGTTGCGCGCGCCATGACCCTGGCCTTTGCAAGCGGAGGCGTGAAGGCGAAACCGCTCTGGCCCGAGATCGCGGCGCGTGGTGTCGAGGTCGAGACCCATTGA